One stretch of Segatella copri DNA includes these proteins:
- a CDS encoding serine hydrolase domain-containing protein yields the protein MARRLRKKRIAIILLTFTAIVGWTTHSCVSRCTSASDKNKAADSLPKVHINDSISNALTEGKEYHEMDSVIERYLKRWEINGAQLVITRNDSLLYARGFGMADKERGIRMEPNMLMRFASVSKLITAVGIMKLQEMKKLKLNEKVFGEKGILRDTVYNNSIKDKRYYDITVEQLLRHQAGFNNYAGDPVSSTRYIMMQNHLKTPPDHPTLLKILLKRHLGYTPGEGKCYSNLGYMILSMIIEKKSGMKYENFMQKYVLQPAGCYDMHIAGTYLKDRRPNETKYYMHQGSIPVYEYNNSGRLVEKCYGDTDLPRLSGAGAWCGSTAELSRFIASIDGLPHVKDILSKKSIEFMTREQADHQYSIGWNYTPKSNKPWIRTGSLAGTSAIVLKYPDNQCWILITNTSTWKGHGFSNDTMAFFEKLRKKYMANMPKKDLFI from the coding sequence ATGGCACGACGACTAAGAAAAAAACGCATAGCAATCATATTGCTTACCTTTACAGCAATCGTAGGATGGACTACACACAGCTGTGTATCTCGCTGTACATCAGCATCAGACAAGAACAAGGCGGCAGATTCGCTCCCTAAAGTTCACATCAACGATTCCATCTCAAATGCACTGACTGAAGGGAAGGAATATCATGAGATGGACTCGGTAATAGAAAGGTATCTCAAGAGATGGGAAATCAATGGAGCCCAACTCGTCATCACCCGCAACGACTCACTACTCTATGCCCGCGGATTCGGAATGGCGGATAAGGAGCGAGGCATCAGAATGGAGCCTAACATGCTGATGCGCTTCGCCTCGGTATCAAAACTGATTACAGCAGTAGGTATCATGAAATTGCAGGAGATGAAGAAACTCAAGCTGAACGAGAAGGTGTTTGGCGAAAAGGGAATCCTGCGCGATACCGTTTACAACAACAGTATCAAGGACAAGCGATATTACGACATCACCGTAGAACAGTTGCTGCGCCATCAGGCTGGTTTCAACAATTATGCCGGTGACCCTGTATCTTCCACCCGCTACATCATGATGCAGAACCATCTCAAAACGCCACCTGATCACCCTACCCTGCTCAAGATTCTCTTGAAGCGCCACTTGGGTTATACTCCTGGCGAAGGCAAATGCTACAGTAATCTGGGCTACATGATTCTCTCCATGATTATCGAGAAGAAGAGCGGAATGAAATATGAAAACTTCATGCAGAAGTATGTGCTCCAGCCTGCCGGATGCTACGACATGCACATTGCCGGCACTTACTTAAAGGACCGCCGCCCTAACGAGACGAAGTACTACATGCACCAGGGCAGCATCCCTGTGTATGAATACAACAACAGCGGCAGACTGGTAGAGAAATGCTATGGAGATACCGACCTTCCACGTCTCTCGGGTGCAGGTGCCTGGTGTGGTTCGACTGCAGAGTTGAGCCGCTTTATTGCCAGCATCGATGGTTTGCCACATGTCAAGGATATCCTCAGCAAAAAGAGTATTGAGTTTATGACGCGGGAGCAGGCTGACCACCAATACTCTATCGGCTGGAACTATACACCAAAGAGCAACAAACCATGGATTCGTACAGGTTCGCTGGCAGGCACATCAGCCATCGTCCTGAAATATCCGGATAACCAATGCTGGATTCTCATCACGAACACATCCACCTGGAAGGGACATGGTTTCTCTAACGATACTATGGCTTTCTTCGAGAAACTGAGAAAGAAATATATGGCAAACATGCCAAAGAAAGACTTGTTTATCTAA
- a CDS encoding TonB-dependent receptor: MQKRLQLLLALLAFVVTSAMAQITTSGISGKISSNGETVIGATVTATHQPSGTVYRAVTNVDGRYTIQGMRPGGPYKVSISYIGYKDKVFNNVSLSLGETENISCSLQEDAHQLQEVVVSGKAGLAASRTGAATSMTAEQINNMPSITHGIADVARLNPQLTVTNSGNMSFAGTNNRYNNFMIDGAANNDVFGLAPSGNNGGQAGAQPVSMETIEQIQVSVAPFDVRQSGFTGGAINAITKSGTNKFHGSAYYYGYNQDLIGTKYPYLDGTGYAPKYQKQTQYNMGVTLGGPIIKNKLFFFANYERTNKEYPNLYGVDSGNSKVNTEQAKDIMNMLQKMAEKQGVAFNDYFSNQDIYTKSDKAGLKLDWNINEFNKFAIRWSLVKAEQLSGGGSASSLNTYAYSYPFKSNTNSFIAELQSRFSPSVSNEARVSFVRVRDSRDIKANLPMISITGVGSGTVNIGTERNSQANYLNQDIWTIEDNLTWLRGNHTFIFGTHNEFYHFKNMFISDKFGSYTFKGYDNFKAYYDDYMAGTLDPNKAYMNQYLYGQANTSITGDPNWASEFSSGQFGFYAQDKWNASNNFTLTYGLRLDIPVFFDTPMENAEFNALSEKMGWGMKTNDKLNFSPMLSPRVGFRWDINNDRKFILRGGAGVFTGRIPFVWVSNNFSGTGLQLSSYDSNSSSTKGLELILDPSKQNANADKMKVTAGNQNIAVCSKNFKFAQNLRLNLGFDFELLGIDWTAEAIYSKTLNDILYKNLAQEQSGETFSQKYGYEWDNRPLYQSVVKGTPIAGVYALGNTSKGHTINLSLKAEKHFDFGLDLMASYTWTRSRSAANGGSSVAKSNWTYQYTHRDCNDLEVGNSAYNVPHRIQASAYYHIDYGHQKQWKTTLGVIYQAKSGSPYTYYYYGDVNEDGSRGNDLFYIPTDAQIDKMRFEETKYNNNTFTKRMFGDNHGDKLTEEMQREMLKKWIADDSYLSKHRGEYYERYADNLPFEHHFDVHFGQKYSFKVAGQINSIELTFDILNVGNLLNKDWGHTYGDGFGTYYSPVNYQGGGVYQFTGAYAYKSYSDYYSRWRGQVGLKYTF, from the coding sequence ATGCAGAAAAGATTGCAACTACTTCTGGCTTTGCTCGCCTTCGTGGTGACTTCGGCAATGGCTCAGATTACCACTTCGGGCATTAGTGGTAAGATTTCTTCCAATGGCGAAACCGTTATTGGTGCTACAGTTACTGCTACACACCAGCCATCTGGTACTGTGTATCGTGCTGTAACAAATGTAGATGGTCGCTATACTATTCAGGGTATGCGTCCAGGTGGTCCTTACAAGGTAAGTATCTCTTATATCGGATATAAGGACAAGGTTTTCAACAATGTCAGTCTGAGCCTCGGTGAAACGGAGAATATCTCCTGCTCGCTCCAGGAGGATGCCCACCAGCTCCAGGAAGTGGTGGTTTCCGGTAAGGCGGGTCTTGCAGCTTCCCGTACAGGTGCTGCTACCAGTATGACGGCAGAGCAGATCAACAATATGCCTAGTATAACCCACGGTATAGCCGATGTGGCTCGCTTGAACCCTCAGCTCACGGTTACCAATTCGGGTAACATGTCGTTTGCCGGTACCAACAACCGATACAATAACTTCATGATTGATGGTGCGGCAAACAATGACGTGTTCGGTCTGGCTCCCAGCGGTAACAATGGCGGTCAGGCGGGTGCTCAGCCTGTATCTATGGAGACCATCGAGCAGATTCAGGTATCTGTGGCTCCTTTCGACGTGCGACAGAGCGGTTTCACCGGTGGTGCCATCAATGCCATCACCAAGAGCGGTACCAACAAGTTCCACGGTTCTGCCTATTACTATGGCTACAACCAGGACCTTATCGGTACCAAGTATCCTTACCTCGATGGTACGGGTTATGCGCCTAAGTATCAGAAGCAGACTCAGTACAACATGGGTGTCACCCTGGGTGGACCTATCATCAAGAACAAACTCTTCTTCTTCGCCAACTACGAGCGTACCAACAAGGAGTATCCTAACCTCTATGGCGTGGATTCCGGTAACTCGAAGGTGAATACCGAGCAGGCGAAGGACATCATGAATATGTTGCAGAAGATGGCTGAGAAGCAGGGTGTGGCTTTCAATGATTACTTCAGCAACCAGGATATCTACACCAAGAGCGATAAGGCGGGCTTGAAACTCGATTGGAACATCAACGAGTTCAACAAATTTGCCATCCGCTGGAGTCTGGTCAAGGCAGAGCAGTTGAGTGGCGGCGGCAGTGCATCCAGCCTGAACACCTATGCCTACAGCTATCCTTTCAAGAGCAATACCAACTCGTTCATCGCTGAGCTTCAGAGCCGATTCTCTCCAAGTGTGAGCAATGAGGCACGTGTCAGCTTCGTAAGAGTACGCGATAGCCGTGATATCAAGGCCAATCTCCCTATGATTTCCATCACAGGTGTAGGTAGCGGTACGGTGAACATCGGTACGGAGCGCAACTCTCAGGCTAACTACCTGAACCAGGACATCTGGACCATTGAGGACAACCTGACATGGCTTCGTGGTAACCATACCTTCATTTTCGGTACCCACAATGAGTTCTACCATTTCAAGAACATGTTCATCTCTGATAAGTTCGGTTCTTATACCTTCAAGGGTTATGACAACTTCAAGGCTTATTACGATGATTACATGGCTGGAACATTGGATCCTAACAAGGCTTACATGAACCAGTATCTATATGGACAGGCTAATACAAGTATAACCGGCGACCCTAACTGGGCTTCTGAGTTCTCATCTGGTCAGTTCGGTTTCTATGCGCAGGATAAGTGGAATGCCAGCAACAATTTCACTCTTACCTATGGTCTCCGTCTGGATATTCCGGTGTTCTTTGATACTCCGATGGAGAATGCCGAGTTCAACGCCTTGTCTGAGAAGATGGGTTGGGGCATGAAGACCAACGATAAGCTCAACTTCTCTCCAATGCTCTCTCCACGTGTGGGATTCCGTTGGGACATTAACAACGACCGTAAGTTCATCCTCCGTGGTGGTGCAGGTGTCTTCACCGGCCGCATCCCATTCGTTTGGGTAAGCAACAACTTCTCAGGCACAGGTCTGCAGCTTTCTTCATACGACAGCAACAGCTCTTCTACCAAGGGCTTGGAGCTTATCCTCGACCCAAGCAAGCAGAACGCCAATGCCGATAAGATGAAGGTGACCGCCGGTAACCAGAATATTGCCGTTTGCAGCAAGAACTTCAAGTTTGCCCAGAACCTCCGTCTTAACCTCGGTTTCGACTTTGAACTGTTGGGCATTGACTGGACTGCTGAGGCCATCTACTCAAAGACATTGAATGATATTCTCTATAAGAATCTGGCTCAGGAGCAGAGTGGTGAAACCTTCTCTCAGAAGTATGGTTACGAGTGGGACAACCGTCCGCTCTATCAGAGCGTAGTGAAGGGTACTCCTATCGCAGGTGTCTATGCCTTGGGCAATACATCGAAGGGTCATACCATCAACCTCTCTCTGAAGGCAGAGAAGCATTTCGACTTCGGTCTCGACCTGATGGCAAGCTACACCTGGACCCGTTCTCGCAGTGCTGCCAATGGTGGTTCTTCTGTGGCTAAGAGTAACTGGACCTATCAATATACTCATCGTGACTGCAACGATTTGGAGGTGGGTAACTCTGCCTACAACGTGCCTCACCGCATCCAGGCTTCTGCCTACTACCACATCGACTACGGTCATCAGAAGCAGTGGAAGACAACCCTGGGTGTCATCTACCAGGCTAAGAGCGGTTCACCTTACACCTATTATTATTATGGTGACGTGAACGAGGATGGTTCCAGGGGTAATGACCTGTTCTACATCCCAACCGATGCACAGATTGACAAGATGCGTTTCGAGGAGACCAAGTATAACAACAATACCTTCACCAAGCGCATGTTTGGTGATAACCATGGCGATAAGCTCACCGAGGAGATGCAGCGTGAGATGCTGAAGAAGTGGATTGCAGACGATTCTTATCTGAGCAAGCACCGTGGCGAGTACTACGAGCGTTATGCTGATAACCTGCCATTCGAGCATCATTTCGATGTTCACTTCGGTCAGAAGTACAGCTTCAAGGTAGCTGGTCAGATTAACTCCATCGAGTTGACCTTCGATATCCTCAACGTGGGCAACCTCCTGAACAAGGATTGGGGTCATACCTATGGTGATGGCTTTGGTACTTATTATTCACCTGTCAACTATCAGGGCGGCGGTGTTTACCAGTTCACCGGTGCTTATGCATATAAGAGCTATAGCGATTATTACAGTCGCTGGCGTGGTCAGGTAGGTTTGAAATATACTTTCTAA
- a CDS encoding BACON domain-containing protein, with translation MKLKYLFTALVAILALFTSCNDDQTLDTLGKVQVSQSFVSIPVEGGSASFKVNAASDWKIVCMTKYKYTYTDADGQKKEKTAEKDSIPTWLKVTPTVGEAGETVVTVSAEATKGANSTMLQFVCDNEIQRVNILQGVLNPPYSTCADVLAGNDGETYKIKGTMTRISNTLYGNWYIKDATGEVYVYGTLDANGSDKNFSSLKLEEGDEVTIQGPRDTYQGTPQLKNVTVLSYTKSLIKVEELDKATLSKAGEDFKVTLTVKGEGVTVDIPEADQSWLSVKGIVTKGTEAVVSFHANANAGGARSTKIGFTSTKGKQSSTVTASITQEGSIVPLTIAEFNAAEEGTAQYRLTGVITKIINPNKPQFIIADYSGETTVYGLGEAGDFEKLGLKVGDIITLVAARSSFKGLPQTKGAQYEESYAASSLQKISVADFRNAAESKEKFYRISGTIVKSNEANTKFDLNEYGNFALKDETGEVYVYGVSTGWNGEKKQAAKLGLKEGDKITVIGYRTSFKNLIQVGGGIFYTKD, from the coding sequence ATGAAACTAAAATATTTATTTACCGCACTTGTTGCAATCTTGGCATTGTTTACAAGTTGTAACGACGACCAGACCTTGGATACTCTCGGCAAGGTGCAGGTGTCACAGTCATTTGTTTCCATTCCTGTGGAGGGTGGTAGTGCATCATTCAAGGTTAATGCCGCTTCTGACTGGAAAATCGTTTGTATGACCAAGTACAAGTACACGTACACGGATGCTGACGGTCAGAAAAAGGAAAAGACTGCAGAGAAAGACTCTATCCCTACTTGGCTGAAAGTTACTCCTACTGTTGGTGAAGCTGGCGAGACTGTTGTTACAGTTTCTGCCGAGGCAACAAAGGGCGCAAACTCAACTATGCTACAGTTTGTTTGTGATAATGAGATTCAGCGTGTCAACATTCTTCAAGGCGTCTTGAATCCTCCATACTCTACCTGTGCAGATGTTTTGGCTGGTAATGATGGTGAGACTTATAAGATTAAGGGTACTATGACCAGGATTTCTAATACCTTGTATGGTAACTGGTATATCAAGGATGCCACCGGTGAGGTATATGTCTATGGTACGCTTGATGCCAACGGTAGTGACAAGAACTTCTCCAGTCTGAAACTGGAAGAGGGTGATGAGGTTACTATCCAGGGTCCAAGAGATACTTACCAGGGTACTCCTCAGTTGAAGAATGTAACTGTTTTGAGCTATACCAAGTCTTTGATCAAGGTTGAAGAACTCGATAAGGCTACCTTGAGCAAGGCTGGTGAGGACTTCAAGGTTACCTTGACTGTAAAGGGCGAAGGCGTAACTGTTGATATCCCTGAGGCAGACCAGAGCTGGTTGTCTGTTAAGGGTATCGTAACCAAGGGCACAGAGGCAGTAGTTTCTTTCCATGCCAACGCTAATGCAGGTGGTGCCCGCTCTACAAAAATTGGTTTTACATCTACCAAGGGTAAGCAGAGCTCTACTGTTACAGCTTCTATCACACAGGAAGGTTCTATCGTTCCTCTTACCATTGCAGAGTTCAACGCTGCAGAAGAGGGTACAGCACAGTATCGCCTGACGGGTGTCATTACCAAGATCATCAATCCTAATAAACCTCAATTTATCATTGCCGACTATTCTGGTGAAACCACCGTTTATGGTCTCGGTGAGGCTGGTGATTTCGAGAAGTTAGGCTTGAAGGTGGGTGATATCATCACACTCGTAGCAGCTCGTTCTTCTTTCAAGGGTCTGCCACAGACCAAGGGCGCTCAGTATGAAGAATCTTATGCCGCTTCTTCATTGCAGAAGATTTCGGTAGCAGATTTCCGCAATGCAGCTGAGAGCAAGGAGAAGTTCTACCGCATCTCTGGAACGATTGTGAAGTCAAACGAGGCGAATACCAAGTTCGATTTGAACGAATATGGCAACTTTGCCTTGAAGGATGAAACCGGCGAGGTTTATGTATATGGCGTTTCTACCGGATGGAATGGTGAGAAGAAGCAGGCTGCTAAGCTTGGTCTAAAGGAAGGTGACAAGATTACCGTCATTGGTTATCGTACATCTTTCAAGAACCTGATTCAGGTTGGTGGTGGTATCTTCTATACCAAAGACTAA